One genomic segment of Brevibacillus laterosporus LMG 15441 includes these proteins:
- the yhfH gene encoding protein YhfH: MEKLTHFFATLGPKQCECCGQPIAEQAESYMSECLECSEKKYIIVEA, encoded by the coding sequence ATGGAGAAATTGACTCATTTCTTTGCTACATTGGGACCAAAACAATGTGAATGCTGTGGTCAACCGATTGCAGAACAAGCCGAATCCTATATGTCCGAATGCTTGGAGTGCTCCGAGAAGAAGTACATCATCGTAGAAGCTTAA
- a CDS encoding sensor histidine kinase: MKISNKILLAFLAVIVIHILAYRFVFQNIIVDQLKTDRHEQFLLGKEVAERVSFNEVIRRSLFKDPNELKELTKQLPEDLMYTIVVEDENGHAITTKTSEAYNAKGKGLKKVIAEYSIDRSAPVQGRTVVRFYTDDYDILSSKGVTMIIVYIYVSLIFIGIILFIVVIRWILRPVNELSRVTQEIKLGKRDVAFSYQSTDEFGQLFRYFDDMVEELNFVEERQQELMAAIAHDFRTPLTTIKGYASYIASGRVTDLERIQKQMAKIEDKALDLENLLDELQDHNQLMGRFPLNLTRIHIRTFASNIAEEYATRLEQSPISFSSKFRVSDSLHMEADEQKLRRVLENLLNNAIHYNKPDGSILFTCDMGNNEVSFSVIDKGDGIAEEDLSKIFTKFYRAEKSRNRNSGGTGLGLTICQRLVERHSGKITVSSQVGIGSAFTVTIPLKQKKTAPDIPVPQD, from the coding sequence GTGAAAATCAGCAATAAAATACTGCTCGCCTTTTTAGCTGTCATCGTGATTCATATTTTGGCCTATCGCTTTGTTTTTCAAAACATTATTGTGGATCAGCTTAAAACAGATCGCCACGAGCAGTTTTTGCTGGGAAAAGAAGTGGCTGAGAGAGTCAGCTTTAATGAAGTGATTCGTCGTTCCTTGTTTAAAGATCCCAATGAATTAAAAGAATTAACGAAACAGTTACCAGAAGACCTGATGTATACGATTGTGGTAGAGGATGAGAATGGACATGCCATTACCACGAAAACCTCCGAAGCCTATAATGCAAAAGGCAAAGGATTAAAAAAGGTAATAGCAGAGTATTCCATTGATCGTAGTGCTCCTGTACAAGGTAGGACTGTTGTTCGATTTTATACAGATGATTATGATATTCTCTCTTCTAAAGGAGTTACCATGATCATTGTGTATATTTATGTCAGCTTAATTTTCATAGGTATTATTCTATTTATTGTGGTCATTCGTTGGATACTCCGCCCTGTTAATGAGCTTTCTCGTGTTACTCAGGAAATTAAGCTAGGCAAACGAGATGTTGCCTTTTCTTATCAATCTACCGATGAATTTGGGCAACTATTCCGCTATTTCGATGACATGGTGGAAGAGCTCAATTTTGTCGAGGAACGACAACAAGAATTGATGGCTGCAATTGCGCATGATTTTCGTACGCCTTTAACTACAATCAAGGGGTATGCCTCTTATATTGCTTCAGGTCGGGTTACCGATCTTGAGCGAATACAGAAGCAAATGGCAAAAATAGAAGACAAGGCTCTTGATTTGGAAAACCTATTGGATGAGCTACAGGATCATAATCAATTGATGGGTCGTTTTCCACTCAACCTAACTCGTATTCATATCCGAACATTCGCTAGCAACATCGCTGAGGAATACGCCACCCGTCTGGAGCAAAGCCCCATCAGCTTTTCCAGTAAATTCCGCGTTTCTGATTCCTTACATATGGAGGCGGATGAGCAAAAGCTACGACGTGTTTTAGAAAACCTACTAAATAACGCGATACATTATAATAAACCTGATGGAAGTATCCTGTTTACCTGTGATATGGGAAACAATGAGGTGAGCTTCTCTGTCATTGATAAAGGGGACGGTATCGCAGAAGAAGATTTATCGAAAATCTTCACCAAATTCTACCGTGCGGAAAAATCACGTAATCGCAATAGTGGTGGTACAGGATTAGGCTTAACAATTTGCCAGCGACTTGTTGAACGGCATTCTGGAAAAATCACGGTAAGCAGTCAGGTAGGTATAGGAAGCGCCTTTACCGTAACCATTCCGCTTAAACAGAAAAAAACAGCGCCTGATATACCTGTACCACAGGATTAG
- a CDS encoding response regulator transcription factor translates to MKDHIFVVDDNQEIVDLLQDILENEGFDVSHANSGEEALAKLDSGLTPNLILLDIMMPHMSGYELCAQIRREREMPIIFLSAKGKPVDKVVGLEIGADDYITKPFDTEELLARIRAHLRRYDRLRKLTAQNEQLDKEAGNSALTILKFKGLEIHKETYSVYVGENKIDLSTKEFQLLTFLAENPGIVFTREQIYDRVWGYGYGSLNTVTVHIKNLREKLETERTFIKTQWGTGYVFIGERI, encoded by the coding sequence TTGAAAGATCATATTTTTGTCGTGGACGATAACCAAGAGATTGTCGATCTGCTCCAAGATATTCTTGAGAATGAAGGTTTTGACGTTTCTCATGCTAATAGTGGAGAAGAAGCACTTGCAAAGCTAGATAGCGGGCTAACCCCCAACCTCATTTTACTTGATATCATGATGCCACATATGAGCGGATATGAACTATGCGCGCAAATTCGCCGTGAACGGGAAATGCCTATCATTTTCTTAAGTGCAAAAGGTAAACCAGTAGATAAAGTTGTAGGACTAGAAATCGGTGCTGATGACTATATCACCAAGCCTTTTGATACGGAAGAATTGTTGGCTCGCATCCGTGCTCATCTTCGCCGCTATGACCGTTTGAGAAAATTAACTGCCCAGAATGAACAACTAGACAAGGAAGCTGGAAATTCAGCTCTCACCATCTTAAAATTCAAAGGGTTGGAAATTCATAAGGAAACTTACTCTGTCTATGTAGGGGAAAATAAAATTGATTTATCTACAAAAGAATTTCAATTATTAACCTTTCTAGCAGAGAATCCAGGTATTGTTTTTACCCGAGAGCAAATCTATGATCGCGTATGGGGCTATGGTTATGGCTCACTTAATACTGTTACGGTACATATTAAGAACCTGCGCGAAAAGCTAGAAACTGAACGCACATTTATTAAAACACAATGGGGAACTGGTTACGTCTTTATTGGGGAGCGTATCTAA
- a CDS encoding C40 family peptidase, protein MRKFVCSILTTALLAVGGGSVFASSDSLDKTINPLYGVPYKAAGKSTYGFDCSGFTGYVFGALGAKLPASSSAQFEIGESVDREDLKPGDLVFFNTNGRSISHVGIYIGNNMFAHSETGIGVTKTSLDDPYYWSKKYVGAKRVAIPEMED, encoded by the coding sequence TTGCGTAAGTTTGTGTGTTCCATACTAACGACTGCATTACTAGCCGTGGGTGGAGGTTCTGTATTCGCATCCTCCGACTCATTAGACAAGACCATCAATCCTTTGTATGGCGTACCTTACAAAGCAGCCGGTAAATCTACTTACGGTTTTGATTGCTCCGGATTTACTGGATACGTGTTTGGGGCTTTAGGTGCAAAACTTCCAGCTTCTTCTTCTGCCCAATTTGAAATCGGGGAATCAGTAGATCGAGAAGACCTGAAACCAGGAGATTTAGTGTTTTTTAACACGAATGGAAGAAGCATCTCACACGTAGGCATCTATATTGGAAACAATATGTTTGCTCACTCGGAAACAGGAATTGGAGTAACGAAGACAAGCCTTGATGATCCCTACTATTGGAGCAAAAAATACGTAGGCGCTAAACGTGTAGCAATTCCAGAAATGGAAGACTAA
- a CDS encoding LiaF transmembrane domain-containing protein: MQGQSGKLFLGLTLIVVGVLVLLDKLGLGIDRLIPMFIAGLLMVYGCKKVLSAGSTGNKGWGIFVFLFGLLMLLNKLSLLFGCLLAIAIIYFGCKLMKGQRHTAPYESTPSMWEREWAQSVLREDKLDCWENELKKRQHKDLF; encoded by the coding sequence TTGCAAGGGCAATCCGGAAAATTATTTCTGGGGCTTACGCTGATTGTCGTAGGGGTACTGGTATTGCTTGACAAACTAGGGCTAGGAATCGACAGGTTAATCCCCATGTTTATCGCAGGACTGTTAATGGTCTATGGTTGCAAAAAGGTGTTAAGCGCTGGCTCAACAGGAAATAAAGGATGGGGAATATTTGTTTTCCTCTTCGGGCTATTAATGCTCTTAAATAAATTGAGCTTGCTATTTGGTTGCTTGCTAGCAATTGCGATCATCTACTTTGGATGTAAGCTTATGAAAGGCCAACGACATACGGCTCCGTATGAATCAACTCCATCGATGTGGGAGAGAGAATGGGCCCAAAGTGTATTGCGTGAAGATAAGCTAGATTGTTGGGAAAACGAGTTAAAGAAACGTCAACATAAGGATTTGTTTTGA
- a CDS encoding PspA/IM30 family protein, whose product MSIFKRLRDVTVASVNNAIDSIEDPVVMLTQYMRDMEAEIGRVEVAVARQVAQEKKFRQQYEEANTLATKRERQVMLALTEGEDELARRALLDQKTYESRALELKELLDSSSNAAQQMREKLAELKEEFYKMRAKKYMLMSRAQVARTQKQVNSYVTGIGVENAARGFHRMEEKVMQMEAEASMSGMYEDSEYHRSLKKLDKKDELDYELAKLKEKLAGKSTENREEIESTTKN is encoded by the coding sequence ATGAGTATTTTTAAAAGACTGCGTGATGTAACGGTGGCTTCCGTAAATAATGCGATTGATTCCATAGAAGATCCGGTTGTTATGCTTACACAATACATGCGTGATATGGAAGCGGAGATTGGTCGAGTAGAAGTAGCGGTAGCTCGTCAGGTGGCTCAGGAGAAGAAATTCCGCCAACAATATGAAGAGGCGAATACTTTAGCAACTAAACGCGAGCGCCAAGTGATGCTTGCTCTTACTGAAGGCGAGGACGAATTGGCTAGACGTGCTTTATTGGATCAGAAGACATACGAATCACGTGCACTCGAATTAAAAGAATTATTGGATTCGTCTAGTAATGCTGCCCAGCAAATGCGTGAAAAATTAGCTGAACTAAAAGAAGAGTTCTATAAAATGCGTGCGAAAAAGTATATGTTAATGTCCAGAGCTCAAGTAGCCCGTACACAAAAGCAAGTAAACTCTTATGTAACAGGCATAGGTGTTGAAAATGCGGCTCGCGGTTTTCATCGTATGGAGGAAAAAGTAATGCAGATGGAAGCGGAAGCTAGCATGAGTGGTATGTATGAGGACTCTGAATACCACCGTTCATTGAAAAAGCTGGACAAAAAAGACGAGTTAGATTATGAATTAGCAAAATTAAAGGAGAAGTTGGCAGGAAAATCCACTGAAAATAGGGAAGAAATAGAGTCAACAACAAAGAACTAG
- a CDS encoding class I SAM-dependent methyltransferase — translation MSDLLVFLRRFVSRPGQVGSVIPSSRFLSSLMMKNVPWEQVGHIAELGPGTGVFTRAILTQMKKDARFFIVERDPQFQQMLHHRFPQVPICSEAVRLSEYMNELNIPSLDAIVSGLPFAVFPEKLRSDILDCVVESLEPDGVFVTFQYSLQLKNELESRFSTVDIKFTPFNIPPAFVYVCKKR, via the coding sequence ATGTCAGATTTACTTGTGTTTCTGAGACGCTTTGTCTCGCGACCGGGACAAGTAGGGAGCGTGATCCCCAGTTCGCGTTTTTTAAGTAGTCTAATGATGAAAAATGTTCCATGGGAGCAAGTAGGACATATTGCCGAATTGGGGCCAGGAACCGGTGTTTTTACACGTGCTATTCTTACTCAGATGAAGAAGGATGCACGGTTTTTTATCGTGGAGCGTGATCCACAATTCCAGCAAATGCTGCATCATCGTTTTCCTCAGGTACCAATTTGCTCGGAAGCGGTCAGATTATCAGAGTATATGAATGAATTAAATATTCCTTCACTGGATGCTATTGTTTCTGGACTGCCATTTGCTGTTTTCCCTGAAAAGCTACGCAGTGATATCTTAGATTGTGTGGTAGAATCCCTTGAACCGGATGGGGTTTTTGTTACCTTTCAGTACTCCTTGCAACTGAAGAATGAACTGGAATCGCGATTTTCTACGGTAGATATTAAATTTACCCCGTTTAATATCCCACCAGCTTTTGTATATGTATGTAAGAAAAGATAA
- the liaF gene encoding cell wall-active antibiotics response protein LiaF, translated as MKFSRVEKMVAGTIIIFVGLGLFLNNLGLIFFSIFSLWPLLFIFWGYRFWKRGRKITGGILLTIGILNIFQEWFGIAIHNLFGFIFSMFFIYYGIRLIRRKGRNQNDFGQDFTYTEEKLQETTAYSQSAETAKQDDLDLEMDALLKESQRKKAQEKMQADIQTQPTSQSFYTGEQNDQKTKKESYSKFGPKIEGECYSGSYYSDTGPDEPISAQEGTHREQHKSSDKSFHKSFDKTFYDHVHIHNPQDTRSSLIGDYKLISGRFELKNMRIWQGIGDVVIDLSRAVIPEKEGTLVINGWIGDVTIYVPVDMPVQVMAEVTIGELEVLGHRQNGITRKVMLSTHNYAEATEKVKIIISLWVGDIDVKYI; from the coding sequence TTGAAATTTTCTCGCGTAGAAAAAATGGTGGCAGGTACCATTATCATCTTTGTCGGTTTAGGCCTCTTCCTCAATAATTTAGGGCTGATTTTTTTCAGCATTTTTTCCTTATGGCCTCTGCTCTTTATTTTTTGGGGGTATCGATTTTGGAAAAGAGGAAGAAAAATTACCGGTGGTATCTTATTAACCATTGGTATTCTTAATATTTTTCAGGAATGGTTTGGTATTGCCATTCATAATTTGTTCGGCTTTATTTTTTCCATGTTCTTTATTTACTATGGCATTCGATTAATACGTCGTAAAGGTCGAAATCAGAATGATTTTGGCCAAGACTTTACTTATACAGAAGAGAAGCTGCAAGAAACAACCGCTTATTCTCAATCAGCAGAAACAGCTAAGCAAGATGATCTCGATCTTGAAATGGATGCGTTACTTAAGGAGAGTCAGCGGAAAAAGGCACAAGAAAAAATGCAGGCTGATATTCAGACACAGCCTACGAGTCAAAGCTTTTATACAGGCGAGCAGAATGATCAAAAGACAAAGAAGGAGTCCTATTCAAAGTTTGGGCCTAAAATTGAAGGCGAATGCTATTCTGGTTCTTATTATTCTGATACGGGGCCTGATGAACCAATTTCGGCTCAAGAAGGCACGCATAGAGAACAGCACAAATCTAGCGATAAATCCTTTCATAAAAGCTTTGATAAGACGTTTTACGATCACGTTCACATTCATAATCCACAGGATACACGTAGCTCGTTAATTGGTGATTATAAATTGATTTCTGGTCGTTTTGAGCTAAAAAATATGCGGATTTGGCAGGGGATCGGCGATGTGGTTATTGATCTGTCCCGTGCTGTCATTCCTGAAAAGGAAGGCACACTAGTCATCAACGGCTGGATTGGAGATGTCACGATCTATGTTCCGGTCGATATGCCAGTACAGGTGATGGCAGAGGTGACTATTGGAGAATTGGAAGTACTAGGCCATCGTCAAAATGGGATTACGCGTAAGGTGATGCTGTCCACTCATAACTACGCAGAAGCTACTGAAAAAGTAAAAATCATCATTTCGCTCTGGGTGGGCGATATTGATGTCAAGTACATCTGA
- a CDS encoding HAMP domain-containing sensor histidine kinase: MKQSYSTLKSIQWQAVQQALFWTNSTVLTMFGIFLWIGHFSKDRPEVNEWLAKYLHVSVTVEFSWRIFFFQLIVGLVVATVVGLVSGYIAGNLLKKRLHSLWEATMNLERGMLSYRVPELGSDEIGELGWQLNRLAAKWEGQVASLQRLSTHNAELHDQVKAAAVTEERQRLARELHDAVSQQLFAIAMTTAAIKRLIDKNPSRAAQQIELVEEMAAGAQAEMRALLLHLRPATLQNKSLGEAVEELLEELKIKHTLDINWEISNIANIPNGIEDQLFRILQEALSNSLRHSRAHSITVKLFTLQGHVRLRIADDGIGFDPEGEKMTSYGLVSMRERVDEIGGAMEIYSSPGNGTQIEIRVPLLLDVHPKGVDGENDPGIVSR, encoded by the coding sequence ATGAAACAATCCTATTCGACATTAAAAAGTATTCAGTGGCAGGCGGTTCAACAAGCGCTGTTCTGGACAAACAGCACGGTATTGACGATGTTTGGTATTTTCCTATGGATCGGTCATTTTAGTAAGGATCGTCCGGAGGTCAATGAGTGGTTGGCTAAATATCTACATGTATCAGTGACCGTTGAATTTAGCTGGCGTATTTTCTTTTTTCAATTGATTGTAGGATTAGTAGTGGCTACAGTTGTTGGGCTAGTCAGCGGTTATATCGCTGGCAATCTGTTAAAAAAGCGTTTGCATTCCTTATGGGAGGCGACGATGAATTTAGAACGCGGTATGTTATCTTATCGGGTACCGGAATTAGGCTCGGATGAGATTGGCGAATTGGGCTGGCAGTTAAATCGACTTGCAGCTAAATGGGAGGGGCAAGTGGCATCGTTACAGCGACTCTCCACGCATAATGCAGAATTGCATGATCAGGTTAAAGCTGCCGCGGTGACAGAGGAGCGCCAGCGGCTTGCACGTGAATTGCATGATGCTGTCAGTCAGCAGTTGTTTGCTATTGCGATGACCACTGCTGCTATCAAACGGTTAATTGATAAAAATCCGAGTCGAGCGGCACAGCAGATTGAACTGGTAGAGGAAATGGCAGCAGGAGCTCAGGCAGAGATGAGAGCATTACTGTTGCATTTGCGTCCGGCTACATTACAAAACAAATCACTGGGTGAAGCGGTTGAGGAGCTATTAGAAGAGCTGAAGATCAAGCATACGTTGGATATTAATTGGGAAATCAGTAACATTGCCAATATCCCGAATGGTATTGAAGATCAACTGTTTCGCATTCTTCAGGAAGCACTATCCAACTCCTTGCGTCATTCCAGGGCACATAGCATTACAGTAAAATTATTCACGCTGCAAGGGCATGTACGTTTACGCATTGCGGATGATGGTATTGGCTTTGATCCAGAAGGAGAAAAAATGACCTCCTATGGATTGGTGTCCATGCGTGAGAGGGTTGATGAAATTGGTGGTGCAATGGAGATTTACTCATCCCCAGGCAATGGCACACAGATCGAAATACGCGTCCCGTTACTGCTGGACGTACACCCAAAAGGAGTAGATGGAGAGAATGATCCGGGTATTGTTAGTAGATGA
- a CDS encoding response regulator, producing MIRVLLVDDHEMVRMGLASYLSTEDDIEVVGEASSGEEGVRLVEEMQPDVVLMDLVMEGMGGIEATRKVREVLPQTKVIVLTSFIDDEKVYPVIEAGAFSYLLKTSRASEIVKAIRSAVDGEPVLESRVASKIMARFRTGAQTPAHQQLTPRELEVLLLIGQGKSNQEIADELIIGIKTVKTHVSNVLSKLGVEDRTQAAIYVHKHQLQ from the coding sequence ATGATCCGGGTATTGTTAGTAGATGATCATGAGATGGTGCGTATGGGACTCGCTTCTTATTTATCCACAGAAGATGATATAGAAGTAGTAGGGGAGGCTTCAAGCGGGGAAGAAGGGGTGCGTCTGGTTGAGGAAATGCAACCGGATGTCGTACTCATGGATTTAGTTATGGAGGGCATGGGAGGCATTGAGGCAACAAGGAAAGTTCGGGAAGTGTTGCCGCAGACGAAGGTTATTGTACTTACCAGCTTTATTGACGATGAGAAGGTATATCCGGTTATTGAAGCAGGAGCATTTAGTTATCTGTTAAAAACCTCCCGTGCATCTGAAATCGTAAAAGCTATTCGTTCCGCAGTAGACGGTGAGCCTGTATTAGAGTCACGGGTAGCCAGTAAGATCATGGCAAGGTTCCGTACAGGCGCGCAGACGCCGGCTCATCAGCAATTGACACCCCGTGAGTTGGAGGTACTGTTGTTAATTGGGCAGGGAAAATCGAATCAAGAGATCGCGGATGAATTAATTATTGGTATTAAAACGGTAAAGACACATGTGAGTAATGTTTTATCAAAGCTAGGTGTAGAAGATCGAACACAAGCGGCAATATATGTCCATAAGCACCAACTACAATAA
- a CDS encoding metallophosphoesterase has product MENSGVGRVKKFIPKRSKFFTANSGVDVIGDIHGCYEEFIELLSVLGYTFDAKDQLYKHPMGRKILSLGDITSRGPESLKLLDFFIRHIKEGLAEMVDSNHGWKIARWLDGRRVTLAHGDELVEQQFARYEVEHGARRTAQFRYASLQLLMSAPSHIIVKYRGKKALVAVHAGIKDSYIGEDSPAIQNFCRYGDVAGLGPDGRPIRKDWTVDHLSDMVVIWGHDPRPEPERSKRQNAINIDQGCVFGGKLTAYRFPEDELVSVLAKTNYSGLEDTPLTRYVKKE; this is encoded by the coding sequence ATGGAAAATAGTGGGGTTGGTCGCGTGAAAAAGTTTATACCGAAGCGATCCAAATTCTTCACAGCAAATAGCGGCGTAGATGTCATTGGAGATATACATGGTTGCTATGAAGAATTTATTGAACTGTTGTCGGTGCTCGGTTACACGTTCGATGCAAAGGATCAGCTATATAAACATCCTATGGGAAGAAAGATATTGTCACTAGGGGATATTACGAGTAGAGGGCCTGAATCACTTAAGCTGCTTGATTTTTTTATCAGGCATATTAAAGAAGGGCTAGCTGAGATGGTAGACAGCAATCATGGATGGAAAATTGCACGTTGGCTAGATGGGAGAAGGGTCACGCTGGCGCATGGTGATGAGCTGGTGGAACAGCAATTTGCACGTTACGAGGTGGAGCACGGTGCCCGACGCACTGCTCAATTTCGCTATGCTAGCTTGCAATTACTCATGTCAGCACCATCTCATATTATTGTGAAATATCGAGGTAAAAAGGCCCTGGTTGCCGTACATGCCGGTATTAAGGACAGTTATATTGGGGAGGATTCACCTGCTATCCAGAACTTTTGCCGATATGGAGATGTTGCAGGCTTAGGTCCAGATGGAAGGCCCATCCGCAAAGATTGGACGGTAGATCATTTATCGGATATGGTAGTTATTTGGGGGCATGACCCTCGCCCAGAGCCAGAACGAAGTAAGAGGCAGAATGCGATTAATATTGATCAAGGATGTGTGTTTGGAGGGAAATTAACCGCTTATCGTTTTCCAGAAGATGAGCTTGTCAGCGTTTTGGCCAAAACCAATTATTCCGGGTTGGAGGATACTCCTCTTACACGGTATGTGAAAAAGGAATAG
- a CDS encoding N-acetylmuramoyl-L-alanine amidase — protein MTAFVVIDPGHGGIDPGGGTNSLFKEKDLVLKISLYQHQRFLELNVPALLTRSTDVTLESDQRASSVRNSGARYCLCNHINSGGGRGAEGIYSIHASSAMSRTLFEEIETAGMPVRRIYTRTLPNNPQLDYYFMHRDTGNVETVIIEYGFADNPIDAEFLNTKWKELAEAIVRGFCEFTNLPYTPPSTTSPKPEPPDDWKQEAVNWLYQEGILTNEEWRQNIDKPLPLWAEAIVLRRLYEKVMNK, from the coding sequence ATGACTGCTTTCGTCGTGATCGATCCTGGACATGGTGGCATTGATCCAGGAGGGGGAACCAACAGCTTGTTTAAAGAAAAGGACCTCGTTTTAAAAATTTCCCTTTATCAGCACCAACGCTTTTTAGAATTAAATGTTCCAGCTTTACTTACTCGCTCTACAGATGTAACGCTTGAAAGCGACCAGCGTGCATCATCGGTTCGCAACAGCGGCGCACGTTATTGTCTTTGTAATCATATTAATTCAGGCGGCGGTCGAGGTGCAGAAGGAATCTATTCTATTCACGCCTCCTCAGCCATGTCGCGTACTCTTTTCGAGGAAATTGAGACAGCCGGCATGCCTGTAAGGCGTATCTATACGCGTACTCTTCCCAATAATCCCCAACTTGATTACTATTTTATGCATCGAGACACAGGAAATGTGGAAACGGTCATAATCGAATATGGATTCGCAGACAATCCAATAGATGCTGAGTTTTTAAATACGAAGTGGAAGGAGCTAGCAGAAGCCATTGTTCGTGGCTTTTGTGAGTTCACCAATCTACCTTATACTCCCCCATCGACCACTTCACCAAAGCCTGAACCACCTGATGACTGGAAACAAGAGGCCGTTAACTGGCTTTATCAGGAAGGTATTTTGACCAATGAGGAATGGCGGCAAAACATTGATAAACCTTTGCCGTTATGGGCAGAAGCCATCGTGCTGCGCCGTTTATACGAAAAGGTAATGAATAAATGA
- a CDS encoding YneF family protein: MWYNWVIPIVTLLLGLAGGFYGGVHYLKKQVANMQMDEKQIQTMARSMGMNLNQKQLKQMSRNMKNMKMPNKFPKPKSK, encoded by the coding sequence ATGTGGTACAACTGGGTTATTCCAATTGTTACGCTACTCTTAGGTTTAGCTGGTGGGTTCTATGGTGGAGTTCACTATCTTAAAAAGCAAGTAGCCAACATGCAAATGGATGAAAAGCAAATTCAAACCATGGCACGTTCTATGGGTATGAATTTAAATCAAAAGCAGCTAAAACAAATGAGCCGCAACATGAAAAACATGAAGATGCCGAACAAATTCCCTAAACCTAAATCAAAATAG
- a CDS encoding TSUP family transporter: MELDISTIVLLALIGFLAAFIDSCVGGGGLISLPALLGLGLPPHLALGTNKLAGTLSSLTSSITFISMGKFDKKLMLILTPFSLIGAWLGALTVLDIPQGFLNTLVIIMMGLIFVYTLLNKKFGHEANFKGYTTFTISWGILFAFLIGFYDGFFGPGTGSFLIFLMVLLFGYDFVIAAGNGRVLNLASNISSLAVFIWNGKVLFSTGLVMGLAMILGATIGARVAVMTGVRYVRPLFLLVSVSLITKMVYELIIK, from the coding sequence ATGGAACTCGACATATCAACCATTGTTTTACTTGCTTTAATCGGATTTTTAGCTGCGTTTATTGATAGTTGCGTTGGTGGAGGCGGATTAATTTCTCTTCCTGCTTTACTGGGGTTAGGCCTTCCTCCTCATCTTGCGTTGGGAACAAATAAGCTCGCTGGCACCCTTTCATCCCTAACCAGCTCGATCACCTTCATTAGCATGGGGAAATTCGATAAGAAGCTAATGTTGATTCTCACACCCTTTTCCTTAATTGGTGCTTGGTTAGGTGCCCTAACGGTTCTAGATATTCCACAAGGCTTTCTCAACACGCTAGTTATTATTATGATGGGTCTTATCTTTGTTTATACTCTGCTAAACAAAAAGTTTGGCCATGAAGCAAATTTTAAAGGGTACACAACCTTTACGATTAGCTGGGGCATTTTATTTGCCTTTTTGATTGGTTTCTACGATGGTTTTTTCGGTCCCGGCACAGGCTCCTTCTTGATTTTCCTAATGGTGTTACTGTTCGGCTATGACTTTGTAATCGCTGCTGGCAACGGTCGTGTCCTCAATCTAGCCAGCAATATCTCGTCACTTGCTGTATTCATCTGGAATGGAAAGGTTCTTTTTTCTACTGGATTGGTTATGGGCTTGGCCATGATTTTAGGCGCAACTATTGGTGCCCGTGTGGCCGTTATGACTGGTGTTCGCTATGTGCGCCCGCTGTTTCTTCTCGTGTCAGTCTCTCTTATTACCAAAATGGTATATGAATTAATAATCAAATAA
- a CDS encoding superoxide dismutase produces MAHQLPALPYANNALEPHFDALTMEIHHDRHHATYVNNLNAALEGNADLQGKSVEELISNLDALPEAIRTAVRNNGGGHANHSLFWEILSPNGGGNPTGAIADAINAAFGSYDNFKAEFTKAATGRFGSGWAWLIVDGDKVAITSTPNQDSPIMEGKTPVLGLDVWEHAYYLNYQNKRPDYINAFWNLINWDEVNKRFAAAR; encoded by the coding sequence ATGGCACATCAACTACCTGCACTACCATATGCGAACAATGCATTGGAACCACATTTTGACGCATTAACAATGGAAATCCACCATGATCGTCATCATGCTACTTACGTTAACAATTTAAATGCTGCCCTAGAAGGAAATGCTGATCTTCAAGGTAAAAGCGTAGAGGAATTAATTTCTAATCTGGATGCACTTCCAGAAGCTATTCGCACAGCCGTACGCAACAATGGTGGCGGACATGCGAACCATAGCTTATTCTGGGAAATCTTAAGCCCAAATGGCGGTGGAAACCCAACAGGTGCTATTGCTGATGCAATCAATGCTGCATTCGGTAGCTACGATAACTTTAAAGCTGAGTTTACAAAAGCAGCTACAGGCCGTTTCGGTTCTGGTTGGGCTTGGCTAATTGTAGACGGTGATAAAGTAGCAATCACTTCCACCCCTAACCAAGATAGCCCAATTATGGAAGGGAAAACTCCTGTTCTTGGCTTAGACGTTTGGGAGCATGCTTATTACCTGAACTACCAAAACAAACGCCCAGACTACATCAATGCTTTCTGGAACTTGATTAACTGGGATGAAGTAAACAAACGTTTCGCAGCAGCTCGCTAA